The Parafrankia irregularis DNA segment CGGTGCCGGTGCCGGTGCTGAGGGCGGGGGCGGCCGCGTCGATGCCAGGGTCCGTGAACTGTTCTCCGTGCGCTGTGCCGACGCTGACCCGGACCCAGCCGTCGGGCCGGTTGTGCCGCGCGCTGTTGTCGAGCAGGTTGCGCACGAGGCTTTCCAGCAGCGCACGGTCGCATTCGACGTCCGCGCTGTGCAGGTCGACGTCCAGGCGCAGCCGGGAGAAGGCCGGCGCCTCCACGACCCGGCCCAGGACGTTGCCGACCAGCTCGTCGAGCGCGAACCGTGACGTCTCCAGCGCCTGCGGGTCGGTGCGGGAGAGCACGAGCAGCCGTGACACGAGCCGTTCGCCGCGGTCGACGGCGTCGGAGACGGCCCGCAGCCGGGCGGTGACGTCGGGGTCGGCCGTGTCGTCGAGCAGCATCGCGATCTCGGTCCTGCTGGTGGCCAGCGGTGTGCGCAGCTCATGGGCGACCTGGGAGGCGAACCGGCGTTGCGCGTCGAACGCGACCGCGAGCCGGTCGAGCATCGCGTCGAAGGTGTCGGCCAGCTCCTTGATCTCGTCGTTCGGGCCGGTGGCCGCCACCCTGTCCCCGAGGTCCGACGCGGATGCCGACCGGGCGCGGGCGGTCATCTTCCGGATCGGCCGCAGGATGCCGCCGGCCAGCGCCCAGGCCGCCCCCACCGCGCCGACGAGCACCACCAGCAGGCCCACGAACGACCAGCGCCGCGCGCTCGCGAGTGCCTCGTCGAGCGGGCGCTGCTGGATCGCGCGGCCCACGTCACCGACTGTCCGGCCATCCGGCAGGGGCTGTTCGTCGAACCGGGAGGCGAAAAGGTCCTCCGGATGCTGGCGAATGTATTCGACCACGGTGGGCCGCGAAATGTTCAGCTCCTCCAGCAGGGAACTGTTGAACGAGTACACCGACGGATACCTGACGTTTCTCAGCACGATCGTGTTGACCACCAACGTGAAGGATCCGGCGACGACCAGCGCGATCGAGATCATAACGGTGATACGGATTCTGAACGTCATGAGAGGTGGTACCCCGCTGCCGGAATGGTCATGACGACGGGCGGATCCCCGAGTTTGCGGCGCAGGGTCAGGACGGTGACGCGGACCGCGTTGCTGAACGCGTCGAGCCGGTCGTCCCACACGCTCTCCATCAGCTGCTCCGCGCTGAGCACGGCGCCGTCGGCGAGCATCAGCGTCTCGAGCAGTGCGAACTCGCGGTTTGTCAGCCGCAGGTCGCGGTCCCCGCGCAGAGCTGTTCGCCGGGCGGAGTCCAGGGTGATGTCCCGCCATCGCAGCACCGGTGGTGCGGCACGGTGGGCACGTCGGCCGAGTGCCCGGATCCGCGCCACCAGCTCCCGCATGTCGAACGGCTTCGGGAGATAGTCATCCGCCCCGAGCATGAGCCCCTCGACCCGCTCGGAGACGTCGTCCGACGCCGTCAGCATGAGAATGCGCGCCGGCCGCCGCTCACCCACGATCCGCTCGCAGACGGTGTCGCCGGGCAGACCGGGGAGGTTGCGGTCGAGAACCACGATCTCGTAGTCGACGAGCGCGATCCGGTCGAGCGCGCCCTCGCCGTCATGGACCACGTCGACGGCGAAACGCTCCCGGCGCAGGCCGCGCGCCACCGCGTCGGCCAGCGGCGCGTCGTCCTCCACGAGCAGTAACCGCATCGTCCCTCCCTGACCTGGCCTCCGTCCGCGTCGCCGTCCCGCGATGCTGCGGACGCTGCGATGGTGCCAGGGCCGACCGTGCCGGCGCCGATGGGCCGGGCCAGTTCGTGCGCCCATGACCGTGATGGGCGATCCTGCTCCGGTGCCCGGCGCGGCCAGGGGAGGCGATCCGACGGCTCTCCGTGGCCGGTGCCCCCCGACGGAGAGGTGCCCATGGACGACATCGAACAGATCAGGCAGCTCAAGGCCCGGTACTGCCGATTGCTCGACACCAAGAGCTGGGACGAGTTCCGCGCGCTGTTCACCGACGACGCGGTGCTGGACTCGACCGACTCCGGCGGTGACGTCATCACCGGTGCCGACGCGTTCCTGGAGTTCCTGCGGCCGGCGCTGTCCGAGAGTGTGACCGTGCACCACTGCCACACTCCGGAGATCGCGGTGACCGCGCCGTCCACGGCGACCGGCATCTGGGCGATGGAGGACCGCATCCGCTTCCCGGACGGCTCCGAGCTGATCGGCTTCGGGCACTACCACGAGACGTACGAGAAGGCCGACGGAGCCTGGCGGATCAGGTCGCAGAAGCTGACCCGCCTGCGGATGGACTTCACGAAGCCCTGACTCGCCGCGGACCGGGCAGTACCGCCGGGGCCCGGGTGACCCGGTGACGGGGCCGGGCCCGGTGGTCCGGTGGCCGCCGGCAGCGGGGTGCTCGGGCGGCGCTGCTGCCCGGGCGGCCGGGCATCCCGCCGAGGTAGGACTTTCGTCCGGTGCCAAGGTGTGAAAATCTGATGCTCTCAAGCTGAGAACCTGGTTTCTGCTGGCGGTGGCGCTGTGGTGCGGCCGCGGGGTCGGCCGGCGACGAGGCGCGACGGCGCTGCGACGAGGCAGCACCGCGACGACGAGGCACTGCGACGAGGAGGACGCGATGTTGACGCTCAAGGCCGCTGGCCTGCTCGATGTCGACACCGGGGAGATCATCCGGCCCGGGATCGTGAAGATCGAGGGCGAGCGGATCGTCGGCCTCGGCGGCAGGCCGGAGGGCGAGGTCCTGGACCTCGGTGACCTGACCCTGCTGCCCGGCTTGATGGACATGGAGCTCAACCTGCTGATGGGCGGGCCCGGTGAGCACCAGCTCACCAGCCAGACGCGGGACGACCCGCCGACCCGGATGATGCGGGCCACCCAGAACGCCCGCCGTACCCTGCGGGCCGGCTTCACCACGGTCCGCAACCTGGGCCTGTTCTGCAAGACCGGCGGCTACCTGCTCGACGTGGCGCTGAAGAACGCGATCGACGTCGGCTGGATCGACGGCCCGCGCATCGTCCCCGCCGGTCACGCCATCACGCCGACCGGCGGCCACCTCGACCCGACGATGTTCGGCAAGTTCGCGCCGCACATTCTGCAGCTGAGCGTCGAGGAGGGCCTGGCGAACGGGGTGGAGGAGATCCGCAAGGCCGTCCGCCACCAGATCAAGCACGGCGCCGAGGTCATCAAGATGTGCGGTTCCGGTGGGGCGATGTCCCACTCGGGACCATCCGGCGCACGGCACTACTCCGACGAGGAGGTGCGGGCGATCACCGACGAGGCGCACCGGCGTGGGCTGCGGGTCGCGGCGCACACCCACGGCTCGGTCGCCGTCCGCCAGATGGTCGAGTGCGGTGTCGACTGCATCGAGCACGCCTTCATGATCGACGATGACACGATCAACCTGCTGGTCAAGGAGGGCACCTGGGTCGTCGCGACGCAGGCGCTGATCGACGGCATGCCGGTGCTGCAGAGCGCGGAGCCGGAGATCCAGGCCAAGGCGGCGCTGATCTTCCCGAAGGCCAAGATCTCGATCCGCAACGCGATCGAGGCCGGGGTGAAGATCGCGGTCGGCAGTGACGCGCCGGCGATCCCGCACGGGAAGAACGCCCTGGAGCTGGTCGCGCTGGTCGACCGCGGGATGACCCCGCTGCAGGCGATCCAGGCGGCGACGATCGTGGGCGCGGACCTGATCGACGTCACCGACCGCGGGCGCCTGGCCGAGGGCCTGCTCGCGGACATCATCGGCGTGGCGGGCAACCCGCTGGAGGACATCAACGTGCTGCGCCGGGTGCCGTTCGTGATGAAGGGCGGCAAGCAGTTCATCTACTGACCCGCCACGGATAGCCCGCCGACCGGTCACCAGCCGCCCGCTGATCCGTCACGGACCGTCCGCTGACCCGCCAACGGGTCGCCACCCGCCGCGCGGCCGCCGCCGTCGACCTGCCCGAACCCGCCTGGACTAGGGTTCGTCGCGAACGGAGGAATCCGTGGCGGCGGGTGGACGAAGGCGGGATGCCAGATGCGGGTGGCGGTTTTCTCGGCCAAGGACTACGACCGCCGTTTCCTCGGCGCGGCCCGGCCGGCGGGCATCGACCTGGACTTTCTCGAACACCGCCTCACCGCGCGTACGGCCGGCCTCGCCCGGGGGTTCGACGCGGTCTGCGTGTTCGTCGAGGACGACGTCTCGGCCCCGGTGCTCGACGCGCTGGCCGCGGGCGGAATCCGGCTGGTCGTGCTGCGATCGGCCGGCTATGACAACGTGGACCTCGCCCATGCCGGGGTGGTCGGTGTCACCGTCGCGCGGGTTCCCGCCTACAGCCCGCACGCGGTGGCGGAACACGCGGTCGCGCTCATCCTGGCCCTGAACCGGCACCTGTGCCGGGCCTACAACCGGGTCCGGGAGTACAACTTCGCGCTGACCGGCCTGCTCGGCTTCGACCTGCACGGCCGCACCGTCGGCGTGGTCGGCACCGGCGAGATCGGCACGGTCTTCACCCGCATCATGACCGGCTTCGGGTGCCGCGTGCTCGCGCACGACATCCGGGTGAACCCGGTCTGCGCCGAGCTGGGAGCCGAGTACGTCGACCTCGACCGGCTGCTGGCCGACGCGGACATCATCTCGCTGCACTGCCCGCTCACCCAGGACACCCACCACTTCCTGGACTCCGCCGCGCTGGCGCGGACGAAACCGGGCGTGATGGTGATCAACACCAGCCGCGGCGGGCTGCTCGACACCGGCGCGGTCGTCGCGGCCCTCAAGAAGGGCCGGATCGGCGCACTCGGCATCGACGTCTACGAGGAGGAGAGCGCGCTGTTCTTCGAGGACCGCTCCGAGCACGGAGCGTTCGACGACGACGTGTTCGCGCGGCTGCTCACCTTTCCGAACGTGCTGGTGACCGGCCATCAGGGCTTCTTCACCGTGGACGCCCTCACCCGCATCGCCGAGGTGACGATGGCCAACCTCAGCGGTTTCGCCGCCGGTACCGGCCCCGTACACCCGGTGACCCTCGTCGGCTGACCCGAGCCGTCCCGTTCGGGAACGGTCCTTGGATCGGAGCGGTCCGGATCAGGGCGCCGTCCCAGACCGGGTGGCGGCCT contains these protein-coding regions:
- a CDS encoding sensor histidine kinase; amino-acid sequence: MTFRIRITVMISIALVVAGSFTLVVNTIVLRNVRYPSVYSFNSSLLEELNISRPTVVEYIRQHPEDLFASRFDEQPLPDGRTVGDVGRAIQQRPLDEALASARRWSFVGLLVVLVGAVGAAWALAGGILRPIRKMTARARSASASDLGDRVAATGPNDEIKELADTFDAMLDRLAVAFDAQRRFASQVAHELRTPLATSRTEIAMLLDDTADPDVTARLRAVSDAVDRGERLVSRLLVLSRTDPQALETSRFALDELVGNVLGRVVEAPAFSRLRLDVDLHSADVECDRALLESLVRNLLDNSARHNRPDGWVRVSVGTAHGEQFTDPGIDAAAPALSTGTGTGGPDSAVVCLRIANSVAEPTQDTEPAQDAGPAQDAERTQAAEPALDGAGTPAALPAGEPAAVPGPAGTGLSIVNAVLQAHGGTITWSRGPGEVTALVRLPSAASARPSALAMAGQAASGELTPS
- a CDS encoding response regulator transcription factor, whose translation is MRLLLVEDDAPLADAVARGLRRERFAVDVVHDGEGALDRIALVDYEIVVLDRNLPGLPGDTVCERIVGERRPARILMLTASDDVSERVEGLMLGADDYLPKPFDMRELVARIRALGRRAHRAAPPVLRWRDITLDSARRTALRGDRDLRLTNREFALLETLMLADGAVLSAEQLMESVWDDRLDAFSNAVRVTVLTLRRKLGDPPVVMTIPAAGYHLS
- a CDS encoding nuclear transport factor 2 family protein, whose amino-acid sequence is MDDIEQIRQLKARYCRLLDTKSWDEFRALFTDDAVLDSTDSGGDVITGADAFLEFLRPALSESVTVHHCHTPEIAVTAPSTATGIWAMEDRIRFPDGSELIGFGHYHETYEKADGAWRIRSQKLTRLRMDFTKP
- a CDS encoding metal-dependent hydrolase family protein, translating into MLTLKAAGLLDVDTGEIIRPGIVKIEGERIVGLGGRPEGEVLDLGDLTLLPGLMDMELNLLMGGPGEHQLTSQTRDDPPTRMMRATQNARRTLRAGFTTVRNLGLFCKTGGYLLDVALKNAIDVGWIDGPRIVPAGHAITPTGGHLDPTMFGKFAPHILQLSVEEGLANGVEEIRKAVRHQIKHGAEVIKMCGSGGAMSHSGPSGARHYSDEEVRAITDEAHRRGLRVAAHTHGSVAVRQMVECGVDCIEHAFMIDDDTINLLVKEGTWVVATQALIDGMPVLQSAEPEIQAKAALIFPKAKISIRNAIEAGVKIAVGSDAPAIPHGKNALELVALVDRGMTPLQAIQAATIVGADLIDVTDRGRLAEGLLADIIGVAGNPLEDINVLRRVPFVMKGGKQFIY
- a CDS encoding 2-hydroxyacid dehydrogenase, yielding MRVAVFSAKDYDRRFLGAARPAGIDLDFLEHRLTARTAGLARGFDAVCVFVEDDVSAPVLDALAAGGIRLVVLRSAGYDNVDLAHAGVVGVTVARVPAYSPHAVAEHAVALILALNRHLCRAYNRVREYNFALTGLLGFDLHGRTVGVVGTGEIGTVFTRIMTGFGCRVLAHDIRVNPVCAELGAEYVDLDRLLADADIISLHCPLTQDTHHFLDSAALARTKPGVMVINTSRGGLLDTGAVVAALKKGRIGALGIDVYEEESALFFEDRSEHGAFDDDVFARLLTFPNVLVTGHQGFFTVDALTRIAEVTMANLSGFAAGTGPVHPVTLVG